TTATCTTGTTCTGCTAAAAACGTATTGGACATCAAAAGACCCCCTCGCAAAATATTTGCTTATTATTTCGCCGAAAATCCATTTATTTCCTGCAATTATAAAGGAGGCATGGCATAATAAAAGACCGGTTGACAAGTCAATCGGTCTTCTTTATGTGCTTATGTGGTCAGCGTTTTTTTACGCCTTTGGGCCCTAAAAGAGCTTCCAGCTCGGTCAGGGTTTCCGGTGCATTGTCCAGCCAATAGCCTTCGCCGAGTTTTTGCCAGCTGCCGCGATAAAGATAGACAACATGGTCGCCGTGGTGTTTGGCCATGAGTTCCTTCAAGTCATTGAGGAGCTGCTCACCGCCTCCCGCCGCGGGCATCAGATAATACTCTGGCTGGTATTCTTTGGCAGGCCAGATTTTGTCGGCCAGCAGCTTGACTTCATCATCCCGCAGGTCAACCTTGCCCTGCATGACAACCGGGGTGTCCGGTATCAGCAGATTCATATACTGCAAAAAAGTGCGGGGGAAGATGGTGACTTCGAGCTGTTCCGTGTAATCTTCCACGGTGGTAAAGCACATGGTATCGCCCTTCTTCGTGGTGATGCGCTTGCTTTCCGTAATCAGCCCGGCAATGCGAACCACCTGTTTGTCCTTGACGCTCCCTTGCAGGGTTTCAATGCCCGGTAGATGACCGATTCGGTCCTTGTATTCGTCCAAGGGATGGCCTGTGATGTAAAAACCGGTGTTTTCCTTTTCCCAGCCCAGCATGGTGAGTTTGGGAACTTCCTCAACGTCCGGCAGCTGCATATCCGCTGCATCATCCTGCATAAAGTCGCCGAAGAGTCCGAGCTGGCCATGGGCAAAGTCCTTCTGCCGCCTCTGGGCCTCCCCTGTTACCTTGTCGAGCACGGAGAGGAGCTGACTGCGCTTATTGCCCAGCGAGTCAAAGGCTCCGCATTTAATCAGGCTTTCAATGACCCGTTTGTTGACTGTGCCCATATCGAGGCGGGTACAGAAATCCAGCAGGGACTTAAAGTCGCCATCTTTTTGCCGCGCGGACATGATGGCCTTAATGGCGGCGTCACCTACGTTGCGCACCGCCGCCAAGCCAAAGCGGATATCGCCCTTGTCTACGCTGAACATGATATTGCTGGCGTTGATGTCCGGCGGCAATATCTTGATGCCCATGCGATGTGCCTGCTCGATATAGACCGGCACCTTGGCTGCATTGTCCATGACGCTGGTAAGCATGGCCGCCATGAACTCAGCGGGATAATGGGCTTTGAGATAAGCCGTCTGCCAGGCTACGAGTGCATAGGCGGCACTATGGGACTTATTGAAGCCGTAATCGGCAAAGTGCGTCAGAAGGTCGAAGATGGTGTTGGCAAGCTCAGCGTCGATATTGTTGGACGCGCAGCCCTTGAGGAAATTCTCCTTCTGGGCCATCAGGATTTCATGCTTCTTCTTACCCATGGCGCGGCGCAGCAGGTCGGCCTGGCCCAACGAGAAGCCCGCTAATACCTGCACAATCTGCATAACCTGCTCCTGATAGAGTACCACGCCGAAGGTTTCCTTGAGGATGGGCTCCAAGAGTGGATGCATATAGGTGACTTCCTTGCGCCCATGGCGGCCGCCGATAAAGTCATCCACCATGCCGCTGCCCAAAGGACCCGGACGGTACAGGGCTACGGTAGGAATTAAATCGGCAAAGTTCTTCGGTGCCAAATCCTTTACGAGATTGGTCATGCCCGAGGATTCCATCTGGAACACTGCCCCCGTGCGCCCTTCGCAGAGCATCTTGGAGGTCAGCTCATCTTCTAAAGGGATGGCGTTGATGTCCACAGTTTCCCCACGGGTGGCTTGGATGTTGTTTAAGGTGTCGCTGATAACCGTCAGCGTGCGCAGCCCCAAGAAGTCCATTTTGAGGAGGCCCAGCTCCTCCACGTGGTCCTTGTCAAATTCCGTTACCAAAGTGCCTTCGGATACGGAAACCGGCAGGTAATCCGTCAGCGGGTGTTTGGCAATAACCACGCCGGCTGCATGGGTGGAAGAATGACGGGGCAGCCCCTCCACCTTCCGGGCAAAGTCAATAAGCCGATGCGCATCCTCCGAGGATTCGTAGAGATTGCGGAACTCCGTGGAGGCCTTCAGGGCTTTGTCCAAGGTCATTTTGAGTTCGTTCGGAATCAGCTTGGCAATGGTATCCACCTGCGCATAGCTCATGCCCAAAGCACGGCCTACATCGCGGACAGCTCCTTTGGCCGCCATGGTACCGAAGGTGACAATCTGGGCCACATGGTCGTAACCATAGCGTTCCTTTACGTAGTCGATAACCTCTTCGCGGCGGATATAGCAGAAGTCGATATCAATATCCGGCATGGTCACGCGTTCTGGATTCAGGAAGCGCTCAAAGAGCAAATCGTATTTGAGCGGGTCAAGGTTCGTGATACCCAACAGATAAGCTACAATACTGCCTGCCGCCGAGCCACGGCCCGGGCCGACGGAAATCCCCTGCTCACGGGAGTGATTGATGAAATCCCAGACAATGAGGAAGTAACTGTCATAACCCATGCGGTGGATGATGGAAAGCTCGTAATCCAAACGCTCCTGTACTTCCTTGGTGACTTCTGGATAGCGGGACGGCAGCGCCTTTTCGCAGAGGGCCCGCAAGTAGGCTTCGTCATCCTTATAGGCTTCGGGGATGGGATAATACGGCAGCTGGATATGACCAAATTCAAAATCCACCTGACAGCGCTCGGCAATCTTTACGGTATTGCTTAGGGCTTCGGGATGGTCCGGGAACAGGGCGGCCATTTCTTCGGAGGATTTCAAGTAATAATCATCGCTGTTGAAGCGCATGCGGTCCGGGTCATCCACCGTCTTGCTCATCTGAATGCAGAGCAGAATATCGTGGAATTCACTGTCCTCGCGGCGTACATAATGGCTGTCGTTGGTGGCCACAAGGCCCAGGCCGTACTTTTCCGCCAGTTCGATAAGGCCTGCATTAGCTGTGCGTTCCTCTGGCAGACCGTGATTTTGGATTTCCAGAAAGTAATTGTCCTTGCCGAAGATGTCAATGTATTCCTGTATCAGCCGTTCGGCTTTATCCTTGTTGTTCTGGATAAGGGCCTGAGGCACATTGCCTGCGATACAGGCGGACAGGCAGATAATGCCCTCGTGATACTGGCGCAGCAGCTCCATATCCACCCGGGGCTTGTAATACATGCCCTCGATATTGGCCAGCGACACGAGCTTGACGAGGTTCTTATAGCCCGTTTGATTTTCCGCCAGCAAAATCAAATGGTAGTAGCGGACACCGTTGACATCCTGCCGTTCTTGACGTGGGCCGGGCGCTAAGTAGACCTCACAGCCGATAATGGGCTTGATGCCCTGCTTCTTGCATTCCTTGTAAAAGTCAATGGTGCCATACATTACGCCATGGTCGGTGATGGCCAGATGTTTCATGCCCAGCTCTTTGGCCCTCGCTACCAAATCCTTGATGCGGGCGGCACCGTCCAGCAGACTGAATTCCGTATGGACGTGCAAATGGGCAAAGTCTATATTGTTAACTGCTTCCATAAGTAGTTCCTTCCTAAACGAAAAACGATTACCCTCTAGTATAGCATAAAACCTTGCCCCCTTGCAGGCTCTTTGCTAAAATATTAGTAACAATAGTTTTCGGGAGGTGCCCGCGATGACCATACACGGAGCCGTCATTATCGAACAGGGAGTGACCTTTGCCATTATCGCAGTGAAACAAACCGTTACCATGTATACTGCCCGGATGGTGCAGACCCGTCACGAACTGGCCCAGTTCTTCCCCAATATGCCCATCATCCTCATGAGTCAGGACAACAGTGGCACACCCCATTACTACGGGCGGAAGGACATTGTGGAATTCCTAAAATCCATCCGGCTGGACCAAATACCGTGGAAAGAGTATCACATCTATTGAATTGTGACTATCCATGCACATAATAAGAACCTGCCCTGGCGAAAACCATGGCAGGTTCTTGTTTTACAATGTGATGTTCTGCACAACTTTCAGTACGAATTGCTGGCAGGCTTTTGCCGATTCCGGCTGGAATTCCTCATCCTGAAATTCTGTATTGGATATGATGCGGATACCCAGGAAGGGGATTTTATATTGCTGGCAGATTTGTGCGGCAGAATGGACTTCCATTTCCTCACAGGAGGAACCGAACTGTTCATGCAGATAGCGGATGCGTTCTTTTTGACGGTTCCAGGTGTTACTGCTGGCAAAACAGCCATCCACTACTTTT
The Selenomonas ruminantium AC2024 DNA segment above includes these coding regions:
- a CDS encoding DNA polymerase III subunit alpha, yielding MEAVNNIDFAHLHVHTEFSLLDGAARIKDLVARAKELGMKHLAITDHGVMYGTIDFYKECKKQGIKPIIGCEVYLAPGPRQERQDVNGVRYYHLILLAENQTGYKNLVKLVSLANIEGMYYKPRVDMELLRQYHEGIICLSACIAGNVPQALIQNNKDKAERLIQEYIDIFGKDNYFLEIQNHGLPEERTANAGLIELAEKYGLGLVATNDSHYVRREDSEFHDILLCIQMSKTVDDPDRMRFNSDDYYLKSSEEMAALFPDHPEALSNTVKIAERCQVDFEFGHIQLPYYPIPEAYKDDEAYLRALCEKALPSRYPEVTKEVQERLDYELSIIHRMGYDSYFLIVWDFINHSREQGISVGPGRGSAAGSIVAYLLGITNLDPLKYDLLFERFLNPERVTMPDIDIDFCYIRREEVIDYVKERYGYDHVAQIVTFGTMAAKGAVRDVGRALGMSYAQVDTIAKLIPNELKMTLDKALKASTEFRNLYESSEDAHRLIDFARKVEGLPRHSSTHAAGVVIAKHPLTDYLPVSVSEGTLVTEFDKDHVEELGLLKMDFLGLRTLTVISDTLNNIQATRGETVDINAIPLEDELTSKMLCEGRTGAVFQMESSGMTNLVKDLAPKNFADLIPTVALYRPGPLGSGMVDDFIGGRHGRKEVTYMHPLLEPILKETFGVVLYQEQVMQIVQVLAGFSLGQADLLRRAMGKKKHEILMAQKENFLKGCASNNIDAELANTIFDLLTHFADYGFNKSHSAAYALVAWQTAYLKAHYPAEFMAAMLTSVMDNAAKVPVYIEQAHRMGIKILPPDINASNIMFSVDKGDIRFGLAAVRNVGDAAIKAIMSARQKDGDFKSLLDFCTRLDMGTVNKRVIESLIKCGAFDSLGNKRSQLLSVLDKVTGEAQRRQKDFAHGQLGLFGDFMQDDAADMQLPDVEEVPKLTMLGWEKENTGFYITGHPLDEYKDRIGHLPGIETLQGSVKDKQVVRIAGLITESKRITTKKGDTMCFTTVEDYTEQLEVTIFPRTFLQYMNLLIPDTPVVMQGKVDLRDDEVKLLADKIWPAKEYQPEYYLMPAAGGGEQLLNDLKELMAKHHGDHVVYLYRGSWQKLGEGYWLDNAPETLTELEALLGPKGVKKR